A single Pedobacter sp. PACM 27299 DNA region contains:
- a CDS encoding sensor histidine kinase — protein MKKNILLILLLMSLCAAGIIGLQLFWNYQNYQATVRAFDHDINAALTNAAAKETDQRQEHIVKRFKSLLADTSLITITADHNNRDSATVFYTQDAHPKFKEDKNRKTQFGLDDFKEKLDHITPEAKARLISHFGDKILKPDLKEGVVYHYTQLLGDSLEKVFSQSKMNLDSMDLLYRGELKARNINARFVLNPSDSNGLYLTKPIHTSFRKPDQKDPVYAGFESPDTYFFREMKWVIVTSLLLILITIGCFIYTVKTLLSQDKLAELKDAFINNMTHELNTPIASIKITAEALKAFQHAPETQNEYLDIINYQADKLNDLTTQILNIGRLVNVKGMNKKVMPVNVWIANALEEFRPQLEQAKAIVEYQHGSNAAFLSADPVSLNNALVNLLDNALKYNNNPPIISIAFSISAGLAEISISDNGIGIPEVYHRMVFDQFFRVPQGNLHDVKGFGLGLSYVKEVIKQHGGEIAVRVNEPSGSIFMIKLPLN, from the coding sequence ATGAAAAAGAATATCCTGCTCATCCTCCTATTGATGTCGCTTTGCGCTGCAGGAATCATAGGATTGCAGTTGTTTTGGAATTACCAGAATTATCAGGCTACTGTGAGGGCTTTCGACCATGATATTAATGCTGCTTTAACGAATGCTGCAGCTAAAGAAACCGATCAGCGGCAGGAGCATATTGTAAAGCGCTTTAAGAGTTTGCTAGCGGATACTTCCCTGATCACAATTACTGCAGACCATAATAACAGGGACAGTGCGACTGTTTTTTACACTCAGGATGCGCATCCTAAATTTAAGGAAGACAAGAATCGAAAAACTCAATTCGGTCTGGATGATTTTAAAGAAAAACTTGATCATATTACTCCAGAGGCGAAGGCAAGACTGATTTCTCATTTTGGAGACAAGATTTTAAAGCCTGACCTTAAGGAAGGAGTGGTTTATCATTATACCCAATTGCTGGGGGATAGTCTGGAAAAGGTATTTAGCCAGAGTAAAATGAATTTAGATTCCATGGATCTGCTGTACAGAGGGGAGTTGAAAGCTAGAAATATCAATGCCCGCTTTGTGCTGAATCCTTCGGATAGCAATGGATTGTACCTTACTAAGCCGATCCATACCAGTTTCCGAAAACCTGATCAGAAAGATCCGGTCTATGCTGGTTTCGAAAGTCCGGATACCTATTTTTTCAGAGAGATGAAATGGGTGATCGTTACTTCTCTGCTGCTGATCCTGATCACCATTGGCTGTTTCATTTATACGGTTAAGACATTGTTGTCGCAGGACAAATTAGCGGAACTGAAGGACGCTTTCATTAACAATATGACGCATGAGCTGAATACACCAATCGCTTCTATAAAAATTACGGCGGAGGCTTTAAAGGCATTTCAGCATGCTCCGGAGACACAAAATGAATACCTGGACATTATTAATTATCAGGCTGATAAACTAAATGATTTAACTACTCAGATCTTAAATATCGGTCGGCTGGTTAATGTTAAGGGAATGAACAAAAAGGTAATGCCCGTCAATGTATGGATCGCCAATGCGCTGGAAGAATTCAGGCCGCAGTTGGAGCAAGCGAAGGCCATAGTGGAGTATCAGCATGGGTCAAATGCCGCCTTTCTGAGTGCTGATCCTGTTAGTCTAAATAATGCGCTGGTTAATTTGCTGGATAACGCGCTGAAATATAATAACAATCCACCCATTATCTCGATTGCCTTCAGCATCAGTGCAGGGCTTGCAGAGATCAGTATTTCTGACAATGGCATTGGGATTCCTGAGGTGTATCATCGCATGGTATTCGATCAGTTTTTCCGCGTGCCACAAGGAAATTTGCATGATGTGAAAGGCTTTGGCCTGGGATTGAGTTATGTCAAAGAGGTGATTAAACAGCATGGCGGCGAAATTGCAGTCAGGGTTAACGAACCATCAGGCAGTATATTCATGATTAAATTACCTTTAAACTGA
- a CDS encoding response regulator transcription factor has protein sequence MNLLLVEDEPFLAKVIKESLERLNYDVTYAADGKKAFSMFQNQLYDLCIVDVMLPHTDGFTLVKQIRALGSQVPVLFLTARTATKDVVEGYESGGNDYLKKPFSLEELYLRIHELLKRNAGQRDIAETNLAIGGYQFIAHQQLLKFGREEFRLSHRESELLKMLYSHRNALLDRKQALTTLWGDDNFYNTRSMDVFITKLRKHLQLDPSVVILNIRGIGYKLIC, from the coding sequence ATGAATTTATTACTCGTAGAAGATGAGCCGTTTTTAGCGAAGGTGATCAAAGAAAGCCTGGAACGGTTAAACTATGATGTGACCTACGCTGCAGATGGGAAAAAGGCATTTAGCATGTTTCAAAATCAGTTGTACGATCTCTGCATTGTAGATGTGATGCTGCCACATACGGACGGTTTTACATTGGTCAAACAGATCAGAGCGCTTGGATCTCAGGTGCCGGTACTGTTTTTAACGGCACGTACAGCGACTAAGGATGTGGTAGAGGGCTATGAAAGCGGTGGAAATGATTACCTGAAAAAACCATTCAGTTTGGAGGAACTGTATTTAAGAATCCATGAATTACTGAAAAGAAATGCTGGTCAGCGCGATATTGCCGAAACGAATTTGGCCATTGGCGGCTATCAATTTATTGCGCATCAGCAGCTTTTGAAGTTTGGAAGGGAAGAATTCAGGCTCTCTCACCGGGAAAGCGAATTGCTGAAAATGCTGTATTCGCATAGAAATGCGTTGTTGGATAGAAAGCAAGCTTTAACTACTTTATGGGGTGATGATAACTTTTACAACACCCGCAGTATGGATGTGTTCATTACTAAATTAAGGAAGCACCTGCAATTGGATCCCTCAGTTGTGATTCTGAATATCCGGGGAATTGGTTATAAGTTAATCTGTTAA
- a CDS encoding sterol desaturase family protein has protein sequence MNQINYAAFAIPAFFLFLFMEYIVSIKKKQPELFKYESSVSNLSIGIAERLLNLFISASFFSLFSWIYNNYAIFNIPNVWWVWIVLLLFTDLVWYWYHRLGHEVNLFWAAHIVHHQSEEFNFSVAARITVFQAMTRNIFWCLIPLIGFHPNMVITILIVHGAYILSPKQMPQAIMDYVKRSS, from the coding sequence ATGAACCAAATTAACTATGCTGCCTTTGCAATCCCTGCATTTTTCCTATTTCTTTTTATGGAATACATCGTCAGCATCAAAAAGAAACAGCCAGAACTATTTAAATATGAGAGTTCCGTTTCCAACTTAAGTATTGGAATTGCAGAAAGGCTCCTCAACTTATTTATATCAGCCAGTTTCTTCAGCCTGTTCTCCTGGATTTATAACAATTACGCCATCTTCAATATACCCAATGTATGGTGGGTATGGATTGTACTGCTGCTTTTTACTGACCTGGTCTGGTATTGGTACCACCGTCTGGGGCATGAAGTCAACCTCTTCTGGGCTGCTCATATTGTCCACCATCAAAGTGAGGAATTCAATTTCAGCGTTGCTGCACGCATCACGGTTTTTCAGGCAATGACCAGAAATATATTTTGGTGCCTGATTCCACTGATCGGATTTCATCCTAATATGGTGATCACGATCTTAATCGTTCATGGCGCTTATATCCTATCCCCTAAACAAATGCCGCAAGCCATCATGGATTACGTGAAGCGATCCTCCTAA
- a CDS encoding SusC/RagA family TonB-linked outer membrane protein codes for MKNLYKKGFYLILCVFWTAMASAQEVNPTIKSHLNGIVLDAGTNQPLPGAVVKIRGTTHTVSTDSDGKFSFVTGQSFPYILVVSFIGYDQKTLTVNGSPVTIKLEETLNQLNELVVTGYSIQERKYIAGAISSVSGSVVQNQPSGGFNQLLQGKTAGVQVTTNSGVPGGGITFRVRGNNSINASVDPLYIIDGVFVNNNDPINAGLGNQAASNPMADLNPSDIEDIQILKDANATAIYGSLGANGVVIVTTKRGKRNTKAAINLNTIQGWSTAVDKFKVATGPEVALLTNESRINTAIDNGQDPSSLVLPFPDPSNLPTYDRISGLFRTARTSNYELSTLGGTDKSTYYIGLGYLNQESIVKPSNYTRYSGRFNYDNYLTDKLKVGTSINFTRSDRKLSGSDNNPTGVINSALFPRSYLPIFNADGTYARYGSFDNHLALINNIDSKAVGWRTVGNIFGEYVFLPGLKLRSSWSIDNTSEYDNSYSNTLISAGIASNGSASSSENKILALTNEQVLSFVRNLGADKKHNINALVGNTINTVLNQSTSASGSGFAANSLKSISVAATRSGSASRSAANLLSFFSKASYTYDGKYTIDGSIRADASSKFGSNKRWGYFPSGGIAWRLSQEEFIKKLNVFDELKLRASLGLSGNQNGIGSYAAQGLWSSGANYLEQPGIAPTQLSNPNLTWETTRQFNIGTEFTILKKRLEIVADYYNKYTYDLLLNVPVPYRSGFSSYLQNYGAVRNKGFELGINSTNVQTNAFQWTTNFNISFNNNKIEKLASDISLGASGRNISILREGYSVNSFQLYKQLYVDQQTGNAVYEDLNGDGKITSADRQIVGNALPKFTGGLTNNLSYKGFDFSFFFYFQQGNKIMNMNDFFMVHGGTQANIGFLPRQLDRWQKPGDITDIPRLTTYSGNPTENGGAANNYGGNVASLSSRYLEDGSFIRLKTVTLGYTLPKDILTRVGISKVRVYVQGTNLLTFTKYGGLDPEVSSQSSNQNTVGYDWATVPQPKTIQIGANVTF; via the coding sequence ATGAAAAATCTTTACAAAAAAGGGTTCTACCTCATTTTGTGTGTTTTCTGGACTGCCATGGCCAGCGCACAAGAGGTAAACCCTACGATCAAATCTCATCTCAACGGTATAGTGCTGGATGCAGGAACAAATCAACCGCTGCCTGGTGCAGTAGTCAAAATCAGAGGAACGACTCATACTGTATCCACTGATTCAGACGGTAAATTCAGCTTTGTAACCGGCCAGAGTTTTCCTTATATACTGGTGGTTAGTTTTATCGGCTACGACCAAAAAACACTGACCGTTAACGGCAGTCCCGTGACGATCAAGCTGGAGGAAACACTGAATCAATTGAACGAATTGGTGGTGACCGGTTATAGTATCCAGGAGCGGAAATACATTGCCGGTGCCATCAGCAGTGTGAGCGGCTCGGTCGTACAGAATCAACCTTCAGGTGGTTTTAATCAGCTGCTGCAAGGAAAAACTGCCGGTGTACAGGTGACTACGAACTCAGGGGTTCCTGGTGGAGGGATCACTTTCCGCGTACGTGGAAATAACTCCATCAACGCCTCTGTGGATCCCTTGTATATCATCGATGGTGTATTTGTAAACAACAATGATCCGATTAATGCCGGACTGGGAAATCAGGCCGCCTCTAATCCAATGGCCGATTTGAATCCTTCGGATATCGAGGATATCCAGATCCTGAAAGATGCCAATGCAACGGCAATTTATGGCTCTTTAGGGGCAAATGGGGTCGTTATCGTGACCACCAAGCGAGGCAAAAGAAATACCAAAGCAGCCATCAACCTGAATACCATTCAGGGATGGTCTACTGCTGTAGATAAATTTAAAGTAGCTACCGGACCGGAAGTCGCCTTGCTGACCAACGAATCCAGAATAAATACGGCCATTGATAATGGCCAGGACCCTTCATCATTGGTACTGCCTTTCCCTGATCCCTCAAATCTGCCTACCTATGATAGGATCAGCGGACTGTTTCGTACTGCGAGAACTTCGAACTATGAGCTTTCTACCTTGGGAGGAACGGATAAAAGCACCTATTATATTGGTTTAGGTTACCTCAACCAGGAATCTATCGTGAAGCCTTCAAATTATACGCGTTATTCCGGGAGATTTAACTATGATAACTACCTGACTGATAAATTAAAAGTGGGTACCAGTATTAATTTTACGCGTTCAGACAGAAAGCTGAGCGGCAGTGACAACAATCCGACAGGGGTCATCAATTCTGCACTTTTTCCAAGGTCTTATCTGCCAATTTTCAATGCGGACGGTACTTATGCACGTTATGGAAGTTTTGATAACCACCTGGCACTGATCAACAACATAGACAGTAAAGCTGTGGGCTGGAGAACGGTTGGCAATATCTTTGGCGAGTATGTTTTCCTGCCAGGATTAAAACTGCGCAGTAGCTGGAGTATTGACAATACCAGCGAATATGACAATAGTTATTCTAATACACTGATTAGTGCAGGTATCGCCAGCAATGGTTCAGCTTCCTCCAGTGAGAACAAAATACTCGCGCTCACCAATGAGCAGGTATTGAGTTTTGTGAGGAATTTAGGGGCGGATAAAAAACATAATATCAATGCGCTGGTCGGGAATACCATCAATACGGTATTAAACCAGAGTACATCGGCTTCAGGATCGGGCTTTGCTGCAAACAGTCTTAAATCGATATCAGTAGCTGCTACGCGTTCTGGTTCCGCATCACGTTCCGCAGCGAACCTGCTGTCTTTCTTTAGTAAGGCCAGTTATACCTATGATGGAAAATATACCATTGATGGAAGTATCCGCGCTGATGCTTCTTCGAAATTCGGATCTAACAAACGCTGGGGTTATTTCCCTTCAGGAGGGATAGCCTGGCGATTGAGTCAGGAAGAATTTATCAAAAAACTGAATGTTTTTGATGAGTTGAAACTAAGGGCCAGTTTAGGACTTTCGGGGAATCAGAATGGGATAGGTTCTTATGCCGCACAGGGATTATGGTCGTCCGGAGCGAATTATCTTGAACAGCCAGGGATTGCGCCTACACAGCTGAGCAATCCTAACCTAACCTGGGAAACAACAAGACAATTTAACATAGGCACAGAATTTACGATCCTGAAGAAACGCCTGGAAATTGTGGCAGACTATTACAATAAATATACCTACGACCTGCTGCTGAACGTTCCTGTTCCTTACCGTTCGGGATTCTCTTCTTATTTGCAGAACTACGGGGCAGTTAGGAACAAAGGGTTTGAATTGGGGATTAATTCTACGAATGTTCAGACGAATGCTTTTCAGTGGACTACTAATTTTAATATCTCTTTCAACAACAATAAGATTGAAAAACTGGCTTCGGATATCAGTCTGGGGGCTTCAGGAAGAAACATTTCCATCTTAAGGGAAGGCTATTCAGTGAATTCCTTCCAGTTGTACAAACAATTGTATGTAGATCAGCAAACCGGAAATGCGGTTTATGAAGACCTGAATGGTGATGGAAAAATTACCTCTGCAGACCGTCAGATTGTGGGCAATGCCTTGCCGAAATTTACAGGTGGCTTAACGAATAACCTCAGCTATAAGGGCTTTGATTTCAGCTTCTTCTTTTACTTCCAGCAGGGCAATAAAATCATGAACATGAATGATTTCTTCATGGTGCATGGTGGCACACAGGCTAATATTGGCTTCCTGCCAAGGCAGCTGGACAGGTGGCAGAAACCGGGTGACATTACAGATATTCCGCGATTGACAACCTATAGCGGGAACCCAACTGAAAACGGTGGTGCGGCAAACAATTATGGTGGAAATGTAGCCAGTCTTTCTTCCCGATACCTGGAAGATGGATCTTTCATCAGACTGAAAACAGTGACCCTGGGTTATACACTTCCTAAGGATATCCTGACCAGAGTGGGCATCAGTAAAGTTAGGGTTTATGTGCAGGGAACTAACCTGCTAACTTTCACTAAATACGGGGGTCTTGATCCGGAAGTCAGCTCACAGTCCAGCAACCAGAATACGGTAGGCTACGACTGGGCTACTGTGCCTCAGCCAAAGACCATTCAGATTGGCGCAAACGTAACCTTTTAA
- a CDS encoding RagB/SusD family nutrient uptake outer membrane protein, whose protein sequence is MNTSYLRNTVLVAFVLLSGSCKKFLEEVPDYALPSTSSITDVSTARAAIVGTYDRVQNYYSSSYPTLGTITTDNVIFNGTLSEYLQLDQNAIPTDNVITVSAYQNLYRTINSANSVIAYVPLVNDPLLTDAEKNKILGEAYFIRALSYFDLGRGWGGVQLQLKPTADLTVLKGIKRSTLDQTYDQVLADLIQAELLLPEDATTRNRAQKSAARALRARLHLYRKQWAEAETYATQVISNTKYTLVKPYKSFFTAPFQTAESVLELAFSTNDRNSYWNLWYPSSSGGQFTLKPSDGLIAKLNNPDVGGARKALIAGTGATVYGVLYNTVGLSTDPAYLIRIAELYLIRAEARAQLNKLPEAAADLNAVRARADVGVTTATTQVALIQAIEDENGIEFAFEAHRWFDLVRTERAGTVLGITNKNYWLFPIPYSDIQSDPDVTQNPGY, encoded by the coding sequence ATGAACACATCATATCTTAGAAATACAGTGCTTGTGGCCTTTGTGCTGCTCTCAGGTTCCTGCAAAAAATTCCTGGAGGAAGTGCCGGATTATGCACTGCCCAGCACCAGCTCCATCACTGATGTCAGCACAGCCAGGGCAGCTATTGTTGGTACTTACGACCGGGTGCAGAACTATTACTCTTCTTCCTATCCAACATTAGGAACGATCACCACCGATAACGTCATCTTTAACGGAACGCTGAGTGAGTACCTGCAGCTGGATCAGAATGCGATACCTACGGATAACGTGATCACTGTTTCTGCTTATCAGAACCTCTACAGAACGATCAATTCTGCCAACAGCGTGATCGCTTATGTGCCATTGGTGAATGATCCTTTGCTGACGGATGCAGAGAAAAATAAAATCTTAGGGGAAGCCTATTTCATCCGGGCCCTTTCCTACTTTGATTTAGGCAGAGGATGGGGAGGGGTGCAGCTTCAGCTGAAACCTACTGCCGACCTTACCGTGCTGAAAGGCATCAAACGCAGTACACTCGACCAGACTTACGATCAGGTACTAGCAGATCTGATACAGGCGGAGCTGTTGCTGCCAGAGGATGCGACCACCAGAAATCGTGCACAGAAAAGTGCGGCAAGGGCTTTACGCGCCAGATTGCACCTGTATAGAAAACAATGGGCAGAGGCAGAAACTTATGCTACACAGGTGATCAGCAATACAAAATATACGCTGGTTAAACCTTATAAATCCTTTTTCACAGCGCCTTTTCAAACAGCAGAGTCTGTTTTGGAACTGGCTTTTTCCACAAATGACAGGAACAGCTATTGGAACCTTTGGTATCCCAGTTCTTCTGGTGGACAGTTTACATTGAAACCTTCAGATGGTCTGATTGCAAAATTGAACAATCCTGATGTTGGGGGTGCCAGAAAAGCATTGATTGCCGGTACTGGAGCTACCGTATATGGTGTGCTTTACAACACTGTTGGGCTCAGCACAGATCCAGCTTACCTGATCCGTATTGCAGAGCTTTACCTGATCCGTGCGGAAGCAAGGGCACAGCTGAATAAACTGCCTGAGGCAGCAGCAGATTTGAATGCAGTAAGAGCGAGGGCGGATGTGGGTGTCACTACAGCGACGACACAAGTAGCGCTGATCCAGGCAATAGAAGACGAGAACGGGATTGAGTTTGCCTTTGAGGCACACCGCTGGTTTGACCTGGTCAGAACTGAGCGTGCAGGAACTGTTCTCGGGATCACCAATAAGAACTACTGGCTGTTTCCAATTCCTTATTCAGACATCCAGTCAGATCCGGATGTGACACAAAACCCAGGGTATTAA
- a CDS encoding M14 family zinc carboxypeptidase has protein sequence MKFFFHTTKILILLSLIWIQPLSAQNAYFFPKATTLDPKIPTPEQFLGYPIGTYYTRYDQVLAYLRQLEKLSDRVHLESLGKTYEQREQVVLTITAPSNYAKLEQIRQEHLAQVDPSKPVLSNNAPVIIHLGYGVHGNETSSTETSLLTAYYLAASNDAETQKWLKEAVVFIDPALNPDGRDRAANWHNSYHSFPAVGDPLDKEHQEAWPNGRSNHYFTDLNRDWLNLVQVESRNRLAFFHKWYPNVQIDFHEQGTNASYYFEPSPKRHESPVIPQFLYEFQVNLAKYHAKALDDIGSLYFTKENYDNLSPIYGSTYPKFFGSVAATFEQASSRGILQESSNGPLTFAFTIRNHLATSFSTIRGAVAEKTGLFKVQKDFFKYALDQGQKNPAKAFVFGDQNDVNLTQKFLGLLLQHHVEVYELGDKISQEGKIFEKGKSYIVPSAQPNFLIVHSIFEENTLKDSIFYDNTGWSIIQAYGLKYAKVNGAFSKGAAMKNVAAETGRLNGDRSAYAYLINSSDYNFTKALYQLQLQNVLVKTAFKSFATTAGSGKNSYLPGSLVIPVVGQTLSPDSLYAVLNNVARSTNIEINSAATGFSAEGIDLGSSNIKSVRKPEVALAFGQGVSSSEAGQVWFLLNQQLDLPVTKLDLQSFARAPLNRYNVLVLPGGNYSDWDKATIDKIKNWVTEGGTLITFQTGTAWAVNQGIVREKLSETDNFARRGEGPAAPAAATPKAVEEPKSKGPVAASSGAGVLAAKAGRGSKDRLDYANQEEVEGSKRINGAIFLADLDITHPIAFGLTSRKLFINKNGATLLLPSENKYATVAQYASKPFVNGYSSKSNIEKVANSAAIIATGIGRGEVILFADDPTYRGYWLGTGRLFLNSIFFGNLLNGGYR, from the coding sequence ATGAAATTTTTCTTCCATACTACTAAAATATTGATCCTGCTCAGTTTGATCTGGATCCAGCCTTTATCGGCTCAAAATGCTTATTTTTTTCCTAAGGCTACCACATTGGACCCCAAAATCCCCACGCCTGAACAGTTTTTAGGTTATCCTATCGGTACTTATTATACGCGCTATGATCAGGTGCTGGCCTATTTACGTCAGCTGGAAAAGTTATCTGACCGCGTACACCTGGAAAGTCTTGGAAAGACTTATGAACAGCGTGAGCAAGTGGTGCTGACCATCACTGCTCCTTCGAATTATGCAAAGTTGGAACAGATCAGACAGGAGCACTTGGCTCAGGTAGATCCTTCTAAACCTGTATTGAGCAACAATGCCCCGGTGATTATCCACCTGGGATACGGGGTGCATGGGAATGAGACTTCCAGCACAGAAACAAGCTTACTTACGGCTTACTATCTGGCCGCGAGTAATGATGCAGAAACCCAGAAATGGCTGAAAGAAGCCGTGGTATTCATTGATCCTGCGCTTAATCCGGATGGTAGAGACCGTGCAGCGAACTGGCATAATTCTTACCATTCTTTTCCTGCTGTAGGCGATCCGCTGGACAAAGAACACCAAGAGGCATGGCCGAATGGAAGGAGCAACCATTATTTTACCGACCTGAACCGCGACTGGCTGAACCTGGTACAGGTAGAAAGCCGTAACCGCCTTGCTTTCTTCCATAAATGGTATCCGAATGTGCAGATAGATTTTCATGAGCAGGGAACGAATGCCTCCTATTATTTTGAGCCTTCACCGAAACGTCATGAGAGCCCGGTGATCCCACAGTTTTTGTATGAGTTTCAGGTAAATCTGGCCAAATACCATGCAAAAGCACTGGATGATATCGGATCGCTTTATTTTACGAAAGAGAATTATGACAACTTATCGCCGATTTATGGTTCTACTTATCCTAAGTTTTTTGGTTCCGTAGCCGCCACTTTTGAGCAGGCGAGTTCAAGAGGGATCTTACAGGAATCAAGCAATGGGCCATTAACTTTTGCTTTCACCATCCGAAACCACCTGGCCACGAGTTTCTCTACGATCAGGGGCGCGGTAGCAGAGAAAACTGGGCTTTTTAAAGTACAGAAGGACTTCTTCAAATATGCATTGGACCAGGGACAAAAGAATCCAGCCAAAGCATTTGTATTTGGCGATCAAAATGATGTGAACCTAACTCAGAAATTCCTTGGCTTGCTTTTACAGCACCATGTGGAGGTCTATGAACTGGGTGATAAAATCAGTCAGGAGGGTAAAATATTTGAGAAAGGAAAAAGCTATATTGTTCCTTCTGCCCAGCCCAACTTTTTAATTGTTCACTCTATCTTTGAGGAGAATACCTTAAAGGACAGCATCTTTTACGACAATACCGGATGGAGTATCATTCAGGCTTACGGATTGAAATATGCAAAAGTAAATGGTGCTTTTTCTAAGGGTGCAGCAATGAAAAATGTAGCTGCGGAAACTGGCAGGTTAAATGGCGATCGTTCTGCTTATGCTTATTTGATCAATTCTTCTGATTATAACTTTACAAAAGCATTGTATCAGCTCCAGCTGCAAAATGTGTTGGTGAAGACGGCCTTTAAATCTTTCGCAACAACGGCTGGATCAGGAAAAAATTCATACCTGCCCGGATCTCTGGTGATTCCGGTAGTAGGGCAAACGCTTTCTCCGGATTCTTTGTATGCGGTGTTGAACAATGTAGCTCGTTCTACTAATATTGAGATTAATTCGGCTGCAACTGGTTTTAGTGCGGAAGGTATAGATTTAGGCAGCAGCAACATTAAATCGGTGCGCAAACCTGAAGTGGCGCTGGCTTTTGGTCAGGGGGTATCTTCTTCTGAAGCTGGTCAGGTCTGGTTCCTGTTGAATCAGCAGTTAGACCTGCCGGTTACTAAGCTGGATCTTCAAAGTTTTGCCAGAGCACCATTGAACCGCTATAACGTGTTGGTACTGCCAGGCGGTAATTATAGTGATTGGGACAAGGCCACCATCGATAAGATCAAGAACTGGGTAACTGAAGGAGGAACGCTGATCACTTTCCAAACAGGAACAGCCTGGGCAGTAAACCAGGGTATCGTAAGGGAAAAGCTTTCAGAAACGGATAATTTCGCAAGGAGAGGTGAGGGACCAGCAGCACCGGCAGCTGCGACTCCAAAAGCTGTGGAAGAGCCTAAATCAAAAGGCCCTGTAGCTGCATCTTCGGGAGCTGGAGTGCTTGCAGCTAAAGCTGGGAGAGGATCTAAAGACAGACTGGATTATGCGAATCAGGAAGAGGTAGAAGGTTCGAAAAGAATCAATGGGGCGATCTTCTTAGCTGACCTTGATATTACGCATCCGATAGCTTTTGGGCTTACTTCGCGCAAGCTGTTCATCAATAAAAATGGTGCTACGTTATTGCTGCCAAGCGAAAATAAATATGCAACTGTAGCACAGTATGCTTCTAAGCCTTTCGTGAACGGTTATTCTTCCAAATCTAATATTGAAAAAGTAGCTAATTCTGCAGCGATTATCGCTACAGGAATTGGTAGAGGAGAGGTGATTTTATTTGCCGATGATCCTACTTACAGGGGTTATTGGTTAGGTACAGGACGCCTGTTCCTTAACTCAATATTCTTCGGTAATTTATTAAACGGAGGCTATAGATAA
- a CDS encoding DUF3667 domain-containing protein, with amino-acid sequence MEHNCLNCHLQAIDNYCHNCGQKSSVHRYSIKHFLAHDFVHGVWHVDKGMLFTLKELFTRPGHSIREFIQGKRANYFSFVTLILLILTASSLLEPYVHLKLADLMPEFNKSAMNSFERFATKYPKVLVVVTIPINSLFSFLWFRKAKLNYSENLVLNSYKAAAELTIALVFTIFAIFYTQTKTLAFLYFSIVTPSLYIYGIWFYFQFYSAYGYSKKALVFRSILVILSYSIFQAVLGAVWGMTQKLMH; translated from the coding sequence ATGGAGCATAATTGCTTAAACTGTCACCTTCAGGCAATTGATAATTATTGTCACAATTGCGGACAAAAATCAAGTGTACACCGATACTCTATTAAACACTTTTTAGCCCATGATTTTGTGCATGGGGTTTGGCACGTCGACAAAGGAATGCTCTTTACCTTAAAAGAACTTTTCACAAGACCTGGCCACAGCATTCGGGAATTTATTCAGGGAAAAAGAGCCAACTACTTTAGCTTCGTCACACTGATACTTTTAATTTTAACCGCATCAAGCCTTTTAGAACCTTACGTTCACCTCAAATTAGCTGACTTAATGCCCGAATTCAATAAATCAGCGATGAATTCATTTGAGCGCTTTGCAACAAAATACCCAAAAGTATTGGTCGTGGTCACCATCCCGATTAACTCATTATTTAGTTTCCTCTGGTTTAGAAAAGCAAAGCTAAATTATTCAGAAAATTTGGTTTTAAACTCCTATAAAGCTGCTGCAGAATTAACCATCGCCTTAGTTTTCACTATCTTCGCCATCTTCTATACCCAAACTAAAACACTTGCATTTCTTTACTTTTCTATCGTCACACCATCCTTATATATTTACGGAATTTGGTTTTACTTTCAATTTTATTCGGCCTATGGCTATAGTAAGAAAGCATTAGTTTTCAGAAGCATCTTAGTGATTTTGTCTTATTCTATATTCCAGGCAGTTCTGGGTGCTGTTTGGGGAATGACACAAAAACTAATGCATTAA